A window from Solanum stenotomum isolate F172 chromosome 5, ASM1918654v1, whole genome shotgun sequence encodes these proteins:
- the LOC125865721 gene encoding disease resistance protein Roq1-like, translating into MPLLNLCSNLTSLVKLSIYAVKELTCFPDEMLRNNVSLQNLTVSGCREFRNLPQSLYNLHSLKSLQIHFCPNFSSFPVPSGENYLTSLQTLELWDCDGLASLPSGMLEHCRSLGFFMVSCCNNLISLPLHVWEMPSLFYLGLSDCPKFISIPAGGLHRLTRLRVLEIGPFPEMVDFEAFQLIFNGIQQLLSLRNLAVTGLGHWNSVPYQFMQLSSLIHIHICDFGIEALPHRLDNLISLETLHLVRCKRLQHLDFSDAMPKLRFVDIRDCPLLESLSDGLGNLVSLEELDLFNCEKLEHLPSRNAMRHLTKLQSLKIKGCPKLEESCNNRSGPNS; encoded by the coding sequence GCCATTGTTGAACTTGTGCAGCAACTTGACATCTCTCGTAAAGCTTAGTATCTATGCTGTGAAAGAGCTCACTTGTTTTCCAGATGAGATGCTACGCAACAACGTTTCTCTTCAAAACCTAACGGTCTCAGGCTGCAGAGAGTTTCGTAACTTGCCACAAAGCTTGTACAATCTCCATTCTCTCAAGAGCTTACAAATACACTTCTGCCCCAATTTCAGTTCTTTTCCTGTTCCTAGTGGAGAGAATTATTTGACTTCTCTCCAAACTCTTGAGTTATGGGATTGTGATGGATTGGCCAGTTTACCAAGTGGAATGCTAGAGCATTGTCGGTCTCTGGGATTTTTTATGGTCAGCTGCTGTAACAACTTAATTTCCTTGCCTTTACATGTGTGGGAAATGCCTTCACTTTTTTATTTGGGTTTATCAGATTGTCCCAAATTCATTAGTATACCCGCAGGGGGCCTTCACCGTCTTACCAGGTTAAGGGTATTGGAAATTGGTCCTTTCCCAGAGATGGTGGATTTTGAAGCATTCCAATTGATTTTTAATGGCATTCAGCAGCTGTTGTCCCTTCGTAATCTGGCGGTGACCGGACTTGGGCACTGGAATTCTGTGCCGTATCAGTTTATGCAACTCTCTTCCCTAATACATATCCATATATGTGATTTCGGAATCGAGGCTCTTCCTCATAGACTTGACAACCTTATTTCTCTTGAAACATTACATCTAGTGAGGTGCAAACGGCTACAACATCTTGACTTCTCAGATGCCATGCCCAAATTACGGTTTGTGGACATCCGCGATTGTCCATTGTTAGAATCTCTGTCGGATGGGCTCGGCAACCTTGTTTCTTTGGAAGAGTTAGATTTATTTAACTGTGAAAAACTAGAGCATCTGCCATCCCGAAATGCCATGCGACACCTCACGAAATTACAGAGCCTGAAAATTAAAGGCTGCCCAAAGTTAGAAGAAAGTTGCAACAATCGGAGTGGCCCAAACTCCTAG